In Campylobacter sp. 2014D-0216, the following proteins share a genomic window:
- the pyrF gene encoding orotidine-5'-phosphate decarboxylase has protein sequence MKLCVAFDVASYDDCLHLAKELKGLDIWIKVGLRSYLRDGVKLLEAIKKIDDFKIFLDLKLYDIPNTMADACEELAKLNVDMFNIHASAGKSAMCTIMDRLSALEKRPLVLAVSALTSFDEQEFFSLYRQDIKQAVKEFSKISYESGLDGMVCSVYESLLIKENTDSKFITLTPGIRPFKENSDDQKRVADIQCAKENLSDFIVVGRPIYKAKEPRKVCEDILEHLK, from the coding sequence ATGAAGCTTTGTGTGGCTTTTGATGTGGCAAGTTATGATGATTGCCTTCATTTGGCTAAAGAATTAAAGGGTTTAGATATATGGATAAAAGTAGGGCTTAGGTCTTATTTAAGAGATGGTGTAAAGCTTTTAGAGGCGATTAAAAAAATAGATGATTTTAAAATTTTTTTAGACTTAAAGCTTTATGATATTCCAAATACTATGGCCGATGCTTGTGAAGAACTTGCAAAACTTAATGTAGATATGTTTAATATTCATGCAAGTGCTGGAAAAAGCGCTATGTGTACAATCATGGATCGCTTGAGTGCTCTAGAAAAAAGACCGTTAGTATTGGCTGTGTCAGCATTGACAAGTTTTGATGAGCAAGAATTTTTTAGCTTATACCGCCAAGATATTAAACAAGCGGTGAAAGAATTTTCTAAAATAAGCTACGAAAGTGGTCTTGATGGTATGGTGTGTTCGGTGTATGAAAGCTTACTAATAAAAGAAAACACAGATTCAAAATTTATCACCTTGACGCCTGGAATTCGCCCTTTTAAAGAAAATTCAGATGATCAAAAAAGAGTGGCTGATATCCAATGTGCGAAAGAAAATCTTTCAGATTTTATTGTAGTAGGAAGACCTATTTATAAAGCAAAAGAACCTAGAAAGGTTTGTGAGGATATATTAGAGCATTTAAAATAA
- a CDS encoding META domain-containing protein: MKKLLAFGAASVAIFSGCSVANLSVDDLQNKEFTISSYEANGKTFESNTIKTSISFDNKDKRVFGVSGCNRFFGNYKDQGDSIKIEDNLASTKMLCDQESMKFEDNFLRYFNGDFQITSDDNGIILENKKMKVYLK; the protein is encoded by the coding sequence ATGAAAAAATTACTAGCATTTGGCGCTGCAAGCGTAGCTATTTTTAGTGGGTGCTCGGTGGCGAATTTAAGTGTTGATGATTTACAAAATAAAGAATTTACTATCAGTTCTTATGAGGCTAATGGAAAAACTTTTGAATCCAATACAATAAAAACTAGCATTAGCTTTGACAATAAAGACAAAAGAGTATTTGGAGTATCAGGGTGTAATAGATTTTTTGGAAACTATAAAGATCAAGGAGATAGCATTAAAATAGAAGACAATCTTGCCTCTACTAAAATGCTTTGTGATCAAGAATCTATGAAATTTGAAGATAATTTCTTGAGATATTTTAATGGAGATTTTCAAATCACTAGTGATGATAATGGCATCATACTAGAAAATAAGAAAATGAAAGTATATTTAAAATAA
- the nusB gene encoding transcription antitermination factor NusB → MATRHQVRQSIVSLLYAAQLNQENKDFINEFLDEKKIRNDQRKFTLDLYNGINEQLAFLDEKINECLKEYKLDGVANIEKAILRLGAYEILFTSTQKAIIINEAIELAKEMAGDNAPKFINGVLDKINKEKQ, encoded by the coding sequence ATGGCTACTAGACATCAAGTAAGACAAAGTATCGTTTCCTTGCTTTATGCAGCACAGCTTAATCAGGAAAATAAAGACTTTATCAATGAATTTTTAGATGAGAAAAAAATTCGCAACGATCAAAGAAAATTTACATTAGATTTATACAACGGTATCAATGAGCAGCTTGCTTTTCTTGATGAAAAAATCAATGAATGTTTAAAAGAGTATAAATTAGATGGGGTGGCTAATATAGAAAAAGCTATTTTGCGTTTAGGTGCTTATGAGATTTTATTTACTTCTACTCAAAAAGCGATTATCATTAACGAAGCTATAGAGCTTGCTAAGGAAATGGCAGGTGATAATGCTCCTAAATTTATCAATGGAGTATTAGATAAAATCAACAAGGAAAAACAATGA
- a CDS encoding methyl-accepting chemotaxis protein, with amino-acid sequence MFKSIGAKISLAMISTLLISFIIMQIILQNDSQQTTDRISRANLDTLSASVFQTLRMAMNLGDPAIIEQAIKEAGEIEGIKDIKIYPSQSTIELFEMQKFTKSDDRLINEQFSKPQVRAVEINNEQGHYLRLIRPLIANETCLACHANAQKGDVLGVMDMYNDLKHIDDDLADSARTYIVIFSVALLFTVFAVLYILKIVVGNPVLDLLKHAKELASGDGDLRARISVKSNDEIGKACVYINQFIEKIQNTVISTNESSQMVDKQSKLLNANALDLANRTKEGHTKTDESYQLSEQIHTELQDLAVLSNNANKANTKSFEVLNAMLDSLGQVVDKVRVVAENEDVLSQKVEIMEKQAEEIKKASEMMGEIADKTNLLSLNAGIEAARAGEFGRGFSVIAEDVRNLAQNSEEFLKNIAIVTKQLVDSINEVSKELKHNAKEINSLNQDAKDLVEGTNEVKVCNENARDLANACMQKISSTQETLQSLLDKMQETVKLSDKNEEISKILLDVAHELNIVCQNLEDELKHFNV; translated from the coding sequence ATGTTTAAAAGCATCGGTGCAAAGATATCTTTAGCAATGATTTCCACATTGCTTATTAGTTTTATTATTATGCAAATTATTTTGCAAAACGACTCTCAGCAAACAACCGATAGAATCAGTCGCGCTAATTTAGATACTCTAAGTGCTTCTGTTTTTCAAACATTAAGAATGGCGATGAACCTAGGCGATCCTGCTATCATAGAACAAGCTATTAAAGAAGCTGGAGAGATTGAAGGTATTAAAGATATTAAAATTTATCCCTCACAAAGCACCATTGAGCTTTTTGAAATGCAAAAATTTACAAAAAGCGATGATAGACTCATCAACGAACAATTTAGTAAACCTCAAGTTAGAGCAGTCGAAATCAACAATGAACAAGGGCATTATTTAAGATTAATACGTCCATTAATCGCCAATGAAACCTGTCTTGCATGCCATGCCAATGCTCAAAAAGGCGATGTATTGGGCGTGATGGATATGTACAATGACTTAAAACATATTGATGATGATCTAGCAGACTCTGCAAGAACTTATATTGTAATCTTTAGCGTTGCTTTACTTTTTACTGTATTTGCTGTGCTTTATATTTTAAAAATTGTTGTAGGAAATCCTGTCTTAGACCTTTTAAAACATGCTAAAGAACTAGCTAGTGGAGATGGGGATTTACGTGCAAGAATTAGCGTAAAAAGCAATGATGAAATAGGCAAAGCTTGTGTTTATATTAATCAATTTATCGAAAAAATTCAAAATACCGTTATTTCTACCAATGAAAGCTCTCAAATGGTAGATAAGCAATCAAAACTTCTAAATGCCAATGCACTTGATCTAGCTAATAGAACCAAAGAAGGTCACACTAAAACAGATGAATCTTACCAACTAAGTGAACAAATTCACACAGAATTACAAGATCTAGCTGTGCTTTCAAATAATGCAAACAAAGCAAATACAAAATCATTCGAAGTATTAAATGCTATGCTTGATTCGCTAGGTCAGGTAGTGGATAAAGTGAGAGTTGTTGCAGAAAATGAAGATGTTTTATCTCAAAAAGTAGAAATCATGGAAAAGCAAGCAGAGGAAATCAAAAAAGCCTCTGAAATGATGGGAGAAATTGCTGATAAAACTAATCTTTTATCTCTAAATGCAGGGATAGAAGCAGCACGTGCAGGAGAGTTTGGGCGCGGATTTTCAGTAATTGCTGAAGATGTGCGAAATCTTGCTCAAAACTCGGAAGAATTTTTGAAAAATATTGCTATAGTAACCAAGCAACTAGTAGATAGCATCAATGAAGTTTCTAAAGAATTAAAACACAATGCAAAAGAAATTAATTCACTAAATCAAGATGCAAAAGATCTAGTAGAAGGAACCAATGAAGTAAAAGTTTGCAATGAGAATGCAAGAGATTTAGCTAATGCATGTATGCAAAAAATTTCAAGTACACAAGAGACTTTGCAATCTTTACTAGATAAAATGCAAGAAACCGTCAAACTCAGTGATAAAAACGAAGAAATTTCAAAAATTTTACTTGATGTTGCACATGAGTTAAATATAGTCTGTCAAAATTTAGAAGATGAATTAAAACATTTCAATGTATAA